The Hordeum vulgare subsp. vulgare chromosome 4H, MorexV3_pseudomolecules_assembly, whole genome shotgun sequence genomic interval TGAACTTGATCCTTGGTGCCTTCTTTTCCGGGAACGACAAAGCGCCGACCTTTGCCGCGGCGGGTGCGGGGCAAGGAGCAGCAAACCATCGGTGCTTGAGCGCGGCGGCCGCCGTCAGTCGCTTGTCGGGGTTGCACGTCAGGAGACCTTGCAACACCTGGAATCCTTCGTCAGACAGCTTCTCTTGAGGGAACAGATCCCGCAGCTTGTTCTCCTTGTGCCCCGGCGGTAGCAGTCGTAGCGCCTTGACGGTGTGCGGCAACGAGGTGAACTGCGGCCACGTCCTCTCGTCCGGCGTCCCCAGCAAGCGGAAGATGCTCCAGAGCTGCATGATCTCGTTGTttgtgtcgtcgtcatcgtcatcgtcatcgtcgccgaGAAACAGCGTCTTGCCGGTGAGCATCTCGGCCATGACACAGCCGAGCGACCACGTGTCGACGAGCGCGTCGTAGTCTTCCTTCCCCAGGAGCATCTCCGGCGCCAAGTAGAACGCCGTGCCGGCCTGGGTGTAGGGCGGCAGCTCGGACAAGGAGATGGCCAGCCCAAAGTCGcagattttgacgagttccccgtcttGGCCGACGAGGATGTTGGCCGGCTTGATGTCTCGGTGGACGACGTGGCGGTCGTGCATCTTCTTGGCACCGGTGAGCAGCTTCCACATGATGGCGCGCACCGCGGACTCCGGCAGCGGCGGGCCGTGGCGCCTGTTCCACAGGAACTTGTGGAGGGTCGGCGCGGCGACGTACTCCATGACGAGGCCGTAGTCGCCGTTGTCCGGGTCGCGTACCAGGCCCTCGAAGCCGACGACGTACGGGTTCCCGGCGCAGGCCTCGAGGAATCCGGCCTCCCGCAGAAGCTCGGCGGGGTCGGGGGGCTCCGCAGACCCGTCCGCCCAGTTGAGATACTTGATGGCGACGGCCTTGCGGGTGGCGCGGTGGCGGGCCAGGAGGACGCAGCCGAAGGCGCCCTCGCCGAGGCATGTCTCCTCGTCGTAGTCCGCGGTGCTCCTGATGTTGTTGGCGCGGCTCCTCTTCCAGCGCGTCGGCGATCCTTCGGTCGTGGTGGCGTGGCCGGCGCCGAGGACGGCAGCAGCGGATCGCTTGCGCGCCGCCATCGCCGTCGCGCTAGCTCGTCGGACGAACAGCTTCGGCTGCTGTAGAGGCGGATGCTCGGCGAGGAGGATGGAAGCGGTGGATCGGCGAGGAGCTGATGAATGGATCGGTCGACGCGATTCGGCATGGAGATATACGCAGGAACGGCCCCGATTAGAGTCGGATTCAAATTCAAATCCGAGATTTCGTTGGCTTGCCGCACGCGTTTTCAAGATGCAGCTTAGCTGTGCACTGATTGGCGGTTGCGTTTTCGCGTGCAAACTCGGATTCAGGATCGGCCCCATAGTTTGTGCCAATTGTGCGGCCCACACGGCCTATAAATTTTGAAGGTCCCAAATATTTTACAAAAACCTAGTATTTTGAAAAAAACTTGTTGCTAGGCTTTGTGGTTGCCAAAATGGAACCGCGCCACGCCTGCGATCCCTGGAGACACTACCAGCGAGGGAGACGAGGGAGGTGGACAGTGAGATACGCCGGCGCACGAACGCTCCCGTCGCACGAACGACTGTTTTCTATATTTCTCCGAGAACACGAACTCTGTCACCTCGCAGTTACAGCGATAGCCGCGCCGGCTTTATATCCGGACCGGCGCTAAGCACACACCAATGCCTTCACAAGCTCGCGCCTCCCATGATCTGCCTGCACCGTGCGTGTCCACGACGTGCTCCCCGTGCACGGTCCACGCCGAGCCTTGCAGATCGCGCGCGATTTGACATGAAAATATACACATGAACTGCCCTTATTAGAGTCGGATTCAAATTCAAATCGGAGGTTGGCTTGCCGCACGCGTTTTCGAGACCCAACTTTTTTTTGCGGGGGAAGACCGACCTTAGCTGTGCACTGTTGAGTGCTGACACAATTTCTTATCGATTTTGGTAAAACACATCTAGATATGACATAAGtcttactcccttcgttcctaaatataagtctttccagAGAATCCAATAGGGAACTACATATCGATGTacgtagacatattttagagtgtagattcattcatttttactccgtatgtagtcctttattgaaatgtctaaaaatacttatatttaggaatggaggaaaTATATCATTGATTTTACATGAAGATTCGTGTGAGATGTTTTtttttattcttgatttcttcattTAGATGTGCAATAATTATGTCACATCTAAATATGTCCTAACACATTTCTTATTTCGTGGC includes:
- the LOC123446859 gene encoding putative cyclin-dependent kinase F-2 yields the protein MAARKRSAAAVLGAGHATTTEGSPTRWKRSRANNIRSTADYDEETCLGEGAFGCVLLARHRATRKAVAIKYLNWADGSAEPPDPAELLREAGFLEACAGNPYVVGFEGLVRDPDNGDYGLVMEYVAAPTLHKFLWNRRHGPPLPESAVRAIMWKLLTGAKKMHDRHVVHRDIKPANILVGQDGELVKICDFGLAISLSELPPYTQAGTAFYLAPEMLLGKEDYDALVDTWSLGCVMAEMLTGKTLFLGDDDDDDDDDTNNEIMQLWSIFRLLGTPDERTWPQFTSLPHTVKALRLLPPGHKENKLRDLFPQEKLSDEGFQVLQGLLTCNPDKRLTAAAALKHRWFAAPCPAPAAAKVGALSFPEKKAPRIKFIPPAMPKKNLLKIPVAVWNAAQRV